A single region of the Nitrospirota bacterium genome encodes:
- a CDS encoding ATP-binding protein has translation MAVKDTLEGSFHLVGGDFIRAGEASSQLKSTLIELGLDENTVKRTTIATFEAEMNVIIYAVAGIMRYYITPEHLRIVVEDMGPGIENIELAMQEGYSTAPDWVREMGWGAGMGLPNMKKNSDAFRIESVVGEGTTVEMIINLKKAQKDIINETF, from the coding sequence ATGGCTGTCAAGGATACACTTGAAGGAAGTTTTCATTTAGTTGGAGGGGATTTTATAAGGGCTGGTGAGGCATCGTCTCAGTTGAAGTCTACCCTTATTGAACTCGGGCTGGACGAGAATACTGTTAAGAGGACAACAATAGCAACCTTTGAGGCAGAGATGAATGTTATAATATATGCAGTGGCTGGAATAATGCGTTATTATATTACGCCTGAGCACCTCAGGATAGTCGTAGAGGATATGGGACCTGGTATTGAAAACATTGAACTGGCAATGCAGGAGGGATACTCAACAGCCCCGGACTGGGTCAGGGAGATGGGGTGGGGTGCTGGTATGGGGCTTCCCAATATGAAGAAGAATTCAGATGCATTCAGGATAGAATCAGTTGTTGGAGAGGGGACGACTGTTGAAATGATTATAAACCTCAAAAAAGCACAAAAGGATATCATAAATGAAACTTTTTGA
- a CDS encoding response regulator gives MDKQRILVIDDEAIVRLSCERTLIPEGYEVETVPSGEEGLKCLEDGIFDIVLTDLKMPDMDGIEILQKIKEGWPNTEVIIITGFGTVGTAVQAIKLGAFDYIEKPFTPDELLSVVKRALEKRLA, from the coding sequence ATGGATAAACAGAGAATTCTTGTTATAGATGATGAAGCGATAGTAAGGCTTAGTTGTGAGAGGACATTGATTCCTGAAGGCTATGAGGTAGAGACAGTCCCAAGTGGTGAAGAAGGACTGAAATGCCTTGAGGATGGTATATTTGACATTGTCCTGACCGATCTCAAGATGCCAGATATGGATGGTATTGAGATTCTCCAGAAGATCAAAGAAGGGTGGCCTAATACTGAGGTTATTATAATAACTGGGTTTGGAACGGTAGGCACAGCGGTTCAGGCAATTAAACTTGGTGCATTTGACTACATCGAGAAGCCATTTACACCTGATGAACTCCTCAGTGTCGTTAAAAGGGCGCTCGAAAAGAGGCTGGCGTGA